TTGCAAGGAAATCCAGCAGATTGCGTATACATTGGCGATCAACCATCAGACGTTCAGTCAGCAAGAGCAGCAGGTATGATCAACATCGCTGCACTGTGGGGAGACGGGAAGTTTGAACGTATACAAACAGCGTCTCCAAATATCATGGTTCAAAATCCAGTGGAGGTTCTCAATTTCGTATCACAACTAAAGAGATAGATTTAACTGAGTTGC
This portion of the Ferroacidibacillus organovorans genome encodes:
- a CDS encoding HAD family hydrolase yields the protein MKLRGHKMGIVSSKWRFHVISELQSKKLDMFFDVVVAQEDTSRHKPYPDPLLLAARKLQGNPADCVYIGDQPSDVQSARAAGMINIAALWGDGKFERIQTASPNIMVQNPVEVLNFVSQLKR